A single Leptolyngbya sp. FACHB-261 DNA region contains:
- a CDS encoding DUF429 domain-containing protein — MFWGVDGCRQGWFCVIAHSSTRFSWQIQAELNLATLRQLGVVRLAIDIPIGLPNGLESRACDRVARQYLPGATSRVFPVPVRGVIEQWPLNYSAANQLSRQYAGKGISHQTFNITDKIAQIDHQHLQTPGASEWVYETHPEVLFAALNNGHPLPSKKTQQGQQIRWSLLGNQALQKLYQEAVKATQRSQVQRDDILDACVCALAALAGDLISIGPPETDSRDLPMRICVPYCWR, encoded by the coding sequence GTGTTTTGGGGAGTTGATGGTTGTCGTCAGGGTTGGTTCTGTGTGATTGCCCACAGTTCAACACGATTTTCCTGGCAGATTCAAGCTGAACTTAACTTGGCTACTTTAAGGCAGTTGGGTGTTGTCCGCCTAGCTATTGATATACCCATTGGTTTGCCCAATGGTTTAGAAAGCCGTGCTTGCGACCGGGTTGCTCGGCAATATCTACCAGGAGCAACCAGTCGTGTGTTTCCAGTTCCGGTACGAGGAGTGATCGAGCAATGGCCGCTAAACTACAGCGCTGCCAATCAACTTTCGCGGCAGTATGCAGGCAAAGGAATTTCGCACCAGACGTTCAACATCACGGACAAGATCGCCCAAATTGACCATCAGCACCTGCAAACACCTGGAGCCTCTGAGTGGGTTTATGAAACCCATCCAGAGGTTCTGTTTGCAGCTCTAAATAACGGGCATCCCCTACCGTCTAAAAAGACGCAGCAGGGGCAACAGATACGCTGGTCCTTGCTAGGAAACCAGGCATTGCAGAAGCTTTACCAGGAGGCGGTTAAGGCCACCCAGCGCTCACAAGTTCAGCGAGATGATATCCTCGACGCCTGCGTTTGTGCACTCGCTGCTTTGGCTGGCGACTTGATCAGTATTGGTCCACCCGAAACAGATAGTCGCGATCTGCCGATGCGCATCTGCGTGCCCTATTGCTGGCGCTAA
- a CDS encoding dihydroorotase, producing the protein MNLPTSPTPSLLIRGAHLVLPDQEPMQGDLRVEQGQIVEIGSELSGGADRVIEATGLWLLPGVIDPQVHFREPGLEHKEDLRTASHACAKGGVTSFLEMPNTRPLTTTQALLQDKLDRAAQKCVVNYGFFIGATVDNLMEVNTAAPACGIKIFMGSMSGPLLIDDESALEPIFATGTRLIAVHAENQARIRARREAFAGRTEPAVHSQIQDNQAALEATQLALKLSKKYQRRLHILHLSTAEEVELLRQDKPAWVTAEVTPQHLLLNTSAYERIGTLAQMNPPLRSEHDNAVLWQGLQEGILNFIATDHAPHTLEEKAKTYPDSPSGMPGVETSLPLMLTAAQQGRCSVSQVATWMSTNVAAAYGIANKGKLAVGYDADLVLVDLDQVKPVKREDLLTKSGWSPFEGWPLTGWPVITIVGGQVVYEHGKVNSEVRGQALRFSPQLLAD; encoded by the coding sequence ATGAACCTACCAACGAGCCCAACACCCAGCCTATTGATTCGAGGTGCTCATCTAGTCTTGCCCGACCAAGAGCCCATGCAGGGCGATCTGCGGGTGGAACAGGGGCAAATTGTCGAGATCGGCTCTGAGCTTTCGGGTGGTGCAGACCGGGTGATTGAGGCCACAGGATTGTGGCTGCTGCCCGGTGTGATCGATCCCCAAGTTCATTTTCGAGAACCAGGCTTGGAGCATAAAGAAGACTTGCGAACCGCCAGCCATGCCTGTGCCAAGGGCGGGGTAACGTCGTTTTTGGAGATGCCCAATACTCGACCTCTAACCACCACACAAGCACTTTTGCAAGACAAGCTGGATCGGGCTGCGCAAAAGTGCGTCGTCAATTATGGCTTTTTCATTGGCGCGACTGTTGACAACTTGATGGAAGTGAATACGGCAGCGCCCGCCTGCGGGATCAAAATATTTATGGGTTCAATGTCAGGACCTTTATTAATTGATGATGAGTCTGCGCTGGAGCCAATCTTCGCTACCGGTACGCGACTGATTGCCGTTCATGCTGAGAATCAAGCACGTATTCGAGCCCGGCGAGAAGCATTTGCCGGTCGTACAGAACCAGCAGTGCATTCGCAAATTCAAGACAATCAGGCGGCATTGGAAGCTACTCAACTGGCGCTTAAACTTTCTAAGAAATACCAAAGACGTTTGCACATCTTGCACCTTTCTACAGCTGAAGAAGTGGAGCTGTTGCGGCAAGATAAACCTGCCTGGGTAACCGCTGAGGTAACTCCCCAACATTTGTTGCTGAACACCAGCGCTTACGAGCGCATTGGCACTTTGGCTCAAATGAATCCGCCCCTGCGCTCTGAACACGACAATGCTGTACTTTGGCAGGGCTTACAGGAGGGGATTCTCAACTTCATTGCGACTGATCATGCGCCTCACACCCTAGAAGAAAAAGCCAAAACTTATCCTGACTCGCCGTCCGGTATGCCGGGAGTAGAAACTTCATTGCCCCTCATGCTGACTGCTGCTCAACAGGGCCGTTGTTCAGTGAGCCAAGTGGCAACTTGGATGTCAACCAATGTGGCAGCCGCTTATGGAATTGCCAATAAAGGTAAACTCGCGGTTGGTTACGATGCCGATCTAGTTCTGGTGGATTTAGATCAGGTCAAGCCAGTGAAACGTGAGGACTTACTGACCAAATCTGGTTGGAGCCCTTTTGAGGGTTGGCCATTAACGGGCTGGCCTGTAATCACAATTGTGGGAGGCCAAGTTGTGTACGAGCATGGCAAGGTCAATTCTGAGGTGCGAGGGCAAGCCCTACGATTTAGCCCCCAACTCCTGGCCGATTAA
- a CDS encoding iron-containing alcohol dehydrogenase family protein, protein MSSDYSSVLTALSVAPAQVVRGNGVLAQAIASITRLGQRPLVLGGQQSLPTVHNCLNTALGEAAHWTTYGRDCSEPELARLRQEVSAHAADLIIGVGGGKALDTAKLIAHQCGLPVVTIPTTGATCAAWTALSNVYSPAGAFQYDVPLPHCPELLILDYELVATAPRRTLVAGIGDALAKWYEASVSSGYSKQTLVIAAVQQARVLRDILFQSSADALAQPGSDVWREVVDATVLMAGMIGGLGGAQCRTVAAHAVHNGLTHLLQAHDILHGEKVAYGILVQLRLEEFEGNQLAATARQQLLKFYSELGLPCSLADLGLTGITLTELQRAAEVACAPASDIHRLPFEVTPEVLLAAMVSTTSRLPSRRDESGISAPTAS, encoded by the coding sequence ATGAGTTCTGACTATTCCAGTGTTCTGACCGCTTTAAGTGTGGCTCCGGCTCAAGTGGTGCGCGGCAATGGTGTGCTGGCTCAAGCAATTGCCAGCATTACTCGCCTGGGCCAGCGGCCTTTGGTGCTTGGCGGTCAACAGTCTCTGCCCACCGTTCACAACTGCTTGAACACCGCTTTAGGTGAAGCAGCTCACTGGACCACCTACGGTCGCGATTGCAGTGAGCCAGAACTAGCGCGTCTGCGGCAAGAAGTGAGTGCGCACGCGGCCGATCTGATCATTGGTGTCGGCGGTGGCAAAGCGCTTGATACAGCCAAACTAATTGCCCATCAGTGCGGGTTACCAGTAGTCACCATTCCCACTACCGGAGCGACCTGCGCGGCCTGGACTGCCCTGTCTAATGTTTACTCGCCAGCAGGCGCCTTCCAGTACGATGTGCCTCTGCCGCACTGCCCTGAATTGCTGATCTTGGACTATGAGCTAGTCGCCACGGCCCCCCGCCGCACTCTGGTCGCTGGCATTGGCGATGCGCTGGCCAAGTGGTACGAAGCCTCGGTTAGCAGTGGCTATTCGAAGCAGACCCTCGTAATTGCGGCTGTGCAACAGGCTCGCGTGTTGCGGGATATTTTGTTTCAAAGCTCGGCAGACGCATTGGCGCAGCCTGGTTCCGATGTTTGGCGGGAAGTTGTCGATGCCACAGTGCTAATGGCCGGCATGATCGGCGGATTAGGCGGAGCTCAGTGCCGTACCGTGGCTGCTCACGCCGTACACAATGGCCTCACGCACCTGCTGCAAGCGCACGATATTTTGCATGGGGAGAAAGTTGCTTACGGCATCCTGGTGCAGTTACGCCTGGAGGAATTTGAAGGCAACCAGTTGGCTGCAACCGCGCGCCAACAGTTGCTGAAGTTCTACAGCGAGTTGGGATTGCCATGCAGTCTGGCCGACCTAGGCTTAACTGGCATCACGCTCACCGAGTTGCAGCGGGCAGCTGAAGTGGCCTGCGCACCCGCCTCGGACATTCACCGCCTGCCGTTTGAGGTTACGCCAGAGGTTCTGCTGGCGGCAATGGTGTCTACCACCAGCCGTCTGCCTAGCCGCCGGGACGAGAGTGGCATCTCTGCCCCGACCGCTAGCTGA